The Pseudomonas nunensis genome includes the window ACCCTTGACGATACGCTGTGCGACTTTTTCGGGCGAACTGACCAGTGGGCCTGGCAACGGCAAGCCTTTGGTCATCGGGGTATCCACAAAACCTGGCTTGATATCAATTACGTGAACGCCGACTTTGAACATGCGTGCGCGCAAACCTTCGCAAAATGTCGAAACAGCCGCTTTGGCCGTGCCGTACAGATAGTTGGAGGGGCGTCCGCGATCGCCAGCCACAGATGAAATGACTGCCAGGGTGCCACAACGTTGTTTTTCGAAGTGGTTCGCCAGAACGGTCAATAACGAAATAACTGACGTGCCGTTGTTGGCGAATTCCTGAAGTGCAACTTCGGGGGCCTGTTCGCAGGCTTTTTGATCCGGCAGCGTGCCATGGGCGATCAAGGCAATATCTATCTGGCGCAGCTCAACAAGGCAGTTTTCCAGCATGGCCGGATGGGCGGAAAAGTCCACCGCATCCATCATATGCACATTGACCGACTTGGCGCCCTGAGCGATTAGGTCAGCACGAGTCTGTTCAAGTTTCTCGGCATTACGGGCAACCAGGAAAAATTCACTTCCC containing:
- a CDS encoding SDR family oxidoreductase → MKKVLIVGATSSIASACARLWAQQGSEFFLVARNAEKLEQTRADLIAQGAKSVNVHMMDAVDFSAHPAMLENCLVELRQIDIALIAHGTLPDQKACEQAPEVALQEFANNGTSVISLLTVLANHFEKQRCGTLAVISSVAGDRGRPSNYLYGTAKAAVSTFCEGLRARMFKVGVHVIDIKPGFVDTPMTKGLPLPGPLVSSPEKVAQRIVKGIEGKVDVLYAPGFWALIMLIIRNVPGFLFKRANL